A region of Anguilla rostrata isolate EN2019 chromosome 10, ASM1855537v3, whole genome shotgun sequence DNA encodes the following proteins:
- the slc14a2 gene encoding urea transporter 2, which translates to MMFIPPNIHADLSFLDTFMPDSHLAEELQTLMESPVAESATDTNKQSVQQNEHQQPEGSCGLEKTKKLFRWVSYFSGDMEVFGQWMKGQFILIQILDWVLRGAAQVMFVNNPLSGLIIFGGLILQNRWWALNGFVGTLFATISALILRQNRGAIAAGLYGYNGILVGLLMAVFSAKGDWYWWLLLPNIFMSMACPIVSSALASINSRWDLPVFTLPFNILVCLHMVATGHYNHYFPQVLIQPRSSLPNITWSEVDVAKLFRAVPVGIGQVYGCDNPWTGGIFMISLFISSPITFAHATIGSAVGMVSGLALAAPFEAIYFGLWGYNCVLACIAVGGMFYALTWQTHLLAIACAFFCAYLGSAIANVMSTFGLPACTWPFCLSALTFLLITTETKTIFKLPLAKVTYPEKNLRYFWNLKKAEKEKQLTEKEVQLSAKEQEEASKIEFVKMEHEGQDSQDSEENSEAGDLENCTYEGASEQSANDLTEVKILNNAE; encoded by the exons ATGATGTTCATACCTCCAAATATTCATGCAGACCTCAGTTTTCTGGACACATTTATGCCTGATTCGCATCTTGCAGAG GAACTGCAAACACTGATGGAAAGCCCTGTTGCAGAGAGTGCTACAGACACAAATAAACAGTCAGTGCAGCAGAATGAACACCAACAGCCTGAAGGGTCATGTGGGCTAGAGAAGACCAAGAAGCTCTTCAGATGGGTGTCATACTTCTCAGGAGACATGGAGGTCTTTGGGCAATGGATGAAAG GACAGTTTATCCTGATCCAGATTCTGGATTGGGTGCTCCGCGGAGCTGCCCAGGTGATGTTCGTCAACAATCCCCTCAGCGGGCTCATCATCTTCGGGGGACTGATCCTCCAGAACCGATGGTGGGCACTAAATGGCTTTGTGGGCACCCTGTTTGCCACCATCTCTGCCCTAATTCTGAGGCAAAACAG GGGTGCCATCGCTGCTGGTCTGTATGGCTACAATGGAATCCTGGTCGGTCTTCTTATGGCTGTGTTCTCAGCCAAGGGCGACTGGTATTGGTGGCTTCTGCTTCCAAACATTTTCATGTCAATGGCATG CCCCATAGTTTCCAGTGCCTTGGCTTCGATTAACAGCAGGTGGGACCTGCCCGTTTTTACCTTGCCCTTCAACATCCTGGTCTGCTTGCATATGGTGGCTACTGGCCACTACAATCATTATTTCCCACAAGTCCTCATTCAACCCAGATCCTCCCTTCCTAATATCACCTGGTCTGAAGTGGATGTAGCCAAG CTTTTCCGCGCAGTACCCGTGGGCATTGGACAAGTTTATGGATGTGACAATCCATGGACGGGCGGGATCTTCATGATCTCCTTGTTTATTTCTTCACCAATCACTTTCGCACACGCCACCATTGGATCAGCAGTTGGCATGGTTTCTG GTCTTGCCCTGGCCGCGCCCTTTGAAGCCATCTACTTCGGTCTATGGGGTTATAACTGTGTCCTCGCCTGCATTGCCGTTGGAGGCATGTTCTACGCTCTGACGTGGCAGACCCATCTGCTGGCCATTGCTTGTG CCTTTTTTTGTGCATACCTGGGTTCTGCCATCGCCAATGTGATGTCTACA TTTGGATTGCCAGCGTGTACCTGGCCCTTCTGCCTCTCAGCGCTGACCTTCTTGCTGATCACCACGGAAACTAAAACCATATTCAAATTGCCCCTTGCGAAGGTGACGTACCCGGAGAAGAACCTCCGCTATTTCTGGAACTTGAAAAAGgcagagaaggaaaaacagcTGACGGAGAAAGAGGTTCAGCTGAGTGCAAAGGAGCAGGAAGAAGCCTCGAAAATCGAGTTTGTCAAAATGGAGCACGAGGGCCAAGATTCGCAGGACAGCGAGGAGAACTCTGAGGCGGGCGATCTGGAGAACTGCACGTACGAGGGGGCTTCAGAGCAAAGTGCAAATGACTTAACAGAAGTGAAAATTTTGAACAATGCCGAGTGA